The DNA segment CAGCAGCCTGCGCGTGCTGCTGCGCCGCAGCTTCCGCCCCGAGCGCAGCGGCGACATCCTCGTGGCCTTCAAGCCCTGGACGGTCTTCGGCGTCCCCCCCACGGACTGGCCCACGGGCCACGGCACCCCCTACGCCTACGACCGCCGCGTGCCCCTGATCTTCTGGGGGCCCTGGAAGGGCGGCGAACGCCCCGAGCCCGTCCGCACCGTGGATCTGGCTCCCACCCTGGCCCGGGAGCTGGGCCTCAAGGCCGGCCCGGTGGATGGGCTGGTCCTGGACCTCGGACCCCAGAGGTAGGCGGACGATGGCCCTCCCCCGCGATGCCTCGATCGTGCTCCTCACCGGCGCGGGCATCTCCGCCGAGAGCGGCCTGCGCACCTTCCGGGACGCGGACGGGCTCTGGGAGAACCACCGGGTCGAGGACGTGGCCACGCCCGAGGCCTTCCACCGGAACCCGGCCCTGGTGTACCGCTTCTACAACGAGCGGCGGCGCAGCCTGCCGGGCGTGCAGCCCAACGCCGCCCACCGGGCCCTGGCGCGGCTGGAGCGCGAGTGGCCCGGTGACTTGCTGCTGGTGACCCAGAACGTGGACGACCTCCACGACCGGGCCGGCTCGCGGAACCTGGTCCACATGCACGGCGAGCTGCTCAAGGGCCGCTGCCTGGCCTGCCGCAGGGTGCTCGACTGGCCCGGCGACCTGGATGCCGACAGCCGCTGCCCGGCCTGCCGGCGCGGGCAGGTGCGGCCCCACATCGTCTGGTTCGGCGAGGTGCCCCTGGAGATGGAGCGCATCTACCGCGCCCTGGAGCGCTGCGCCCTCTTCGCGGCCGTCGGCACCAGCGGCCACGTCTACCCCGCCGCCGGCTTCGTCGAGGCCGCCGCCCCCGGAGCCCGCACCGTGGAGCTCAACCTCGAGCCCAGCCGCGTGGCCGACGCCTTCCAGGAGCACCGCGCCGGCCGGGCCACGGACCTGGTGCCCGCCTTCGTCGACGAGCTGCTCGGAGCCTGACCTACTTCACCACCGGCAGCTCCACACAGCTGGCCTGTCCGGGCGTGTGGTAGATGCGCTGGGTGGCGGGGCGGTAGTCGCCGGGCTGGGCGAAGAAGATGTTGGGCACGAAGGTCTGGGGGTTGCGGTCGTAGAGGGGGAACCAGGTGGACTGCACCTGCACCATGACCCGGTGGCCCGGCAGGAAGACATGATGGGCCGCGGGCAGGGCGAAGCGGTAGACCAGGGGCTCGTTGGGTTTCAGGGCCCTGGGCGCCTCCGCGCTTTCTCGATACCGGCCCCGGAAGATGTCCGCCGACACCATGAGCTGGTAGCCGCCCAGCTGCGGCTGGCCGGCCACCTCGTCAGGGTAGACGTCGATGACCTTCACCACCCAGTCCGAATCCGTGCCGCTGGTGGACGCCACCAGGTTCGCCACGGGCTCGCCCGCGATGCGCAGGGGCGCTGTCAGGGGTTCCGACACGAAGGCCAGCACGTCCGTGCGGCCCGAGGCCTCGCGCTGGTCATCCGTGAGCCACTGGGACCAGGTGTGGGCCGCGTCGTAGCCCACGGCCTGGATGGGCCGGGCGCGGAAGGGCACGGGCTTGGCCGGGTTCGAGACATACTCCTCGAAGGGTGCGTCTCCGGCCCTGGGCGCGGTGGTGGCCACCTTCAGCCCCGCCTCCAGGTAGAAGGGCGTGGCGCGGGTTGTGGTGCCTTCGCCCGCCACGGGCCAGGCCGGGAGCTTCCTCCAGGTGTTCGTCCCCGTCTCGAAGGCGCTCACCGGGGGCAGGTCCGCCTGGCCGGCGCCCTTCAGGTGCTGGTCCAGGAAGGGCTTCAGGATCTCACGGCGGAAGTGCAGGCCCGTGTCCTGACCGAACTTCAGGGGCCCGAGGCCGCTGCCGTCGCCGATCTCGCCGCCGTGGTTCCAGGGGCCCATGGCCAGGTGGAGGCCGCCGGCCGCGTCCTTCGGCTTCAGGGCCTTCCACACGGCCAGGGCGCCGTAGATGTCCTCGGCGTCGTAGAGGCTGTGCACCAGCAGGGTGGGCACCTTCAGGGGGCCCCTCCGGGCGAGGACCTGGTCCATGGCCTGCTGCTGCCAGAAGGCATCGTAGGCCGGATGCTCGGTGAGCTTGCGCCAGAAGCCCAGCTGGTCCATGCCGCGGCTCGCGGCCAGGGCCCCCGTGGAACCCGCCTGCAGGAACAGGTCGTAGTCGTCGTGGTAGCCCGTCCACCACCTGGCCTCGTTGGCCCGGGTGGCCTGCTGCTCGTAGATGTAGCTCAGGTTCTGGGCGCGGAAGGCCCCGTGGTGGAACCAGTCGTCGCCCCGCCAGCCGTCCACCATGGGGTTCATGGGCACGACCGCCTTCAGGGCCGGGTGCGGGTCCACCAGGGCCATGAGGGGGAGGAAGCCGTCGTACGAGATGCCCAGGATGCCCACCCGGCCATTGCTCTCGGGCAGGTGCTTCACCAGCCAGTCGATGGTGTCCCAGGTGTCCGTGCTGTGATCGACGCTCGAGGCATTCAGGGGCCCGCGCAGGGGCCGGTTCATCACGTAGTCGCCCTCGGAACCGTACTTGCCGCGGATGTCCTGGACCACGCGGATGTAGCCGCCCTCGACGATGAGGTCCGCCACGTTGTCGTAGCCCTGCAGCACGGCCCCCAGATGGGGGCTGGCCGCATGGCCCGTCTGCTCCGCCGCGTTGTAGGGCGTGCGCGTCAGCAGGATCGGGGCGTCCTTGGCGCCCTTCGGCACCAGGATGATCGTCCGCAGCTTCACGCCGTCCCGCATGGGGATCATCACCTCCCGGCGCGCGTGGTCCCAGCTTCCGGATGCCACCTTGAACTCGGCCGGCATCTCGCTGGGCAGGCCCGCAGGCGGGACCAGCGCCTGGGCCCCCAGGCCGCACCCCGCCGCCAGCAGCAGTGCCACCACGCCCCGTGTCCGTCGGAATGCCATGACCGCCTCCTGCCGCCCCGGAGGTGGACGGGCCCTGGCGCGGGGCGCGGGGCCGGACCGGCTGCGGAGTGGATGGGGGCCAGTCTAGCGGGTCCGTCCCTGCCGCCCTAGGCCTGCCCCACGGCGCTGACGATGACGGCGTCCCCGGCATCGCCCTGGCGCCAGATGGCCGCCACGTGGCCGCTGGGGGAGAGCACCGCGCCGGGATCCCGGATCTCCTTCCGGCCCGGGGTCCCCAGCAGGAGGGGGTGGGCGCTCCAGGCCACCCCGTCGAAGCGGCGCAGGCACACCGAGGACCGGTCCTCCTGGATCTGCGACCAGACCACCAGCGCCTGCCCCTGGGCGTTCACGGACAGGGCGTGGGCCTGGCTCTGGCCCAGGTCCTCCACCAGGGGGGTGCGCTGCTCGTCCCACTGGCCCTCGGCGAAGCGCTTGGTGAAGAGCTTCATGGTGCCCGCGGACTCCTGGCGCCACACGGCGTGGGCCCGGCCCCGGCCGTCGAGGCCCACCTGGGGCCAGAGGATGGCCCGGCCCGTGGTGAGCCGGGGCGTCGGCGTCCACTCGATGGTGCGGCCATCCAGGTGGCTGGCGTGCAGGGTCCTGAGCCCGGCTTCGCCTTCCTCCACCCAGACGACGACGGCGTTCCCCCGGCCGTCCAGGGCCATGCGGAGGTAGGTGGCGCGGCCCTGGGCCACAAGGGTGGGCCGGTCGCTCCAGCAGCGGCCGCCCCCATCGTAGTGGCAGGCCACGATGCGGTGGTCGCCGCTGCCGTCCCGCTCCTCGCTCCACACCACCAGCCCCTGGCCCCCGCGATCCACGGCCAGCTGGGGGAAGAGCGGGGCCGGGGAGGGATCGCCCAGCGCCGTGGGTTCGGGGTTCCAGCCGCCGTCCTCCGCCTGGTAGCCGCAGGTGTAGACGCGGTACTCCCCGGGCTGGCCCTGGCACCAGGCCGCGTGGATGTTGCCGGCTAGGTCCATGCCGGTGTGCAGGCTGTGGACCTCGCCCGGCAGGGCCTGGAGCGTCAGGGGGTAGGGCACCCAGGTGTCCGCCGAGCCCAGCATGTGCCGGGCGCAGACCCGGGCCTGCGGCCCCTCCTGCTCCTGCCACACCACGGCCATCTCGCCCCGGACGTTCATGGCGATCTCGGGGGCGTGGGCCTGGGTGCGGGCGCTGTCCAGGCGGCGGGGGACCACGTCCCAGGAACGCTGGTCCGCGTAGTAGCGGCAGATGTAGACGCCTTCGTGGTCCGCGCCCCGGTGGTGCCAGGCCGCCATGGCGTTCCCATGGTCGTCCACGGCGATCTGGGGCCGGCCCACCTGGCCCCGGTCCAGCACCCGCGGCGCCCCCCAGGCCCCTGCCGCCGGAGGGCGCGGAGAGGTCAGCCGGTTCAGGAGCGTGCGGAGCGACATGGATGTCCTCGGGGCCGGGCTCAGTGGGTCAAGTGTGCCCCATGCTACCGCGCCGTCCACCCTCATGCCTCGTCCGGATCGGCCGGCGCCGATCCAAGCCCGGGTGATGGGAGCTCAACCCAGATCGCGGACGGCATCCACGGCCGGGAGCGGTTTGCTGGTGGCGCCCACGCTGGGCGCCTTGCCGGCGAAGTGCGCCAGCAGCATTTCCATGAACCGCCCGTGATATGCGCAATAGGTCGCCCGGGACAGGACGGTGTCCTTGTGCCCGATGATTCCAAATTTAAGCGAATGGACATCGACCATGGGATGAAGGCGGGCCAGGTTCCTCCACCGGCCCGGAGTATGGGTGAAATCACCGTTCTCGTCGTACGACCAGGTGTCGATCTCGCGGTCGTCGATGGCCTGCCTGATGGCCGCCAGCAGCCCCGAAGCGTCCTTGGTGCTGATGACGAGGGCCATGGCTACTCCTGTGAGATGGAATCACCCATCAGACACCGGTTTGGACCGGGCGCCGGCGGAAACCACCGAACGGTGGTTTCCGGGCTCCCAATGGTCGAATCCGTCCGGACCCGAGCCCGGAAAGGCCGCCGTGAACCCCCGTCCCCTAGGGCTCCGGGATCTCCGCCTCCACCAGCTGCGCCAGGAGGGTGAGCGATTCCTGCCAGCCGAGGTAGCAGGCCTCCGGGGGGATGACTTCCGGGATCCCCTCCTGCACGATGTCCATCTCGGTGCCGCAGGACACCACCTTCAGGGACACCGTCGTCTGCATCTCCCCGGGCAGGTTGGGGTCGTCGAACGTGTCCGTGTGCCGGATGCAGGCGCCGGGCACCAGCTCCAGGTACCGCCCGCCGAAGGTGTGGCTGTGGCCCGTGGTGAAGTTCGTGAACGACATCCGGTAGGTGCCGCCCACCTTGGCCTCCAGGTGGTGGACCCGGCCGGTGAAGCCGTGGGGCGGAAGCCACTTGGCCAGGGCCTCCGCATCGAGGAAGGCCCGGTAGATCCGCTCGGGCGTGGCCCGGAGCACCCGGTGGAGCCGGACGGTGTGGGTGGGCATGACCCCTTCTCCTTTCACGCGTGGGGACTGGCGGATGGATACGGGCTGGGATGCCGCCGCGGGGTGGGGCGTGACGCTGGCTCCGCGCCCCTGGGAGGCGTCCGCCCTCAGGCCGTGGATCCGACTCGAAAGAGCCGCCGCGTTCCCGGCATGACGAGGTAGATCCCTTGCAGCGACAGGACCAAGATCATGGCCCCCAGGATGAACGCCAGGGTGCTCGGGCCCGGATCAAAGAGGATGTAGCTGAACATGCGGCTGTCGCCGGTCAGGCCCGGGTCGCCCAGGAGATCGCGCAACACCCATGCACAC comes from the Geothrix edaphica genome and includes:
- a CDS encoding CocE/NonD family hydrolase, which produces MAFRRTRGVVALLLAAGCGLGAQALVPPAGLPSEMPAEFKVASGSWDHARREVMIPMRDGVKLRTIILVPKGAKDAPILLTRTPYNAAEQTGHAASPHLGAVLQGYDNVADLIVEGGYIRVVQDIRGKYGSEGDYVMNRPLRGPLNASSVDHSTDTWDTIDWLVKHLPESNGRVGILGISYDGFLPLMALVDPHPALKAVVPMNPMVDGWRGDDWFHHGAFRAQNLSYIYEQQATRANEARWWTGYHDDYDLFLQAGSTGALAASRGMDQLGFWRKLTEHPAYDAFWQQQAMDQVLARRGPLKVPTLLVHSLYDAEDIYGALAVWKALKPKDAAGGLHLAMGPWNHGGEIGDGSGLGPLKFGQDTGLHFRREILKPFLDQHLKGAGQADLPPVSAFETGTNTWRKLPAWPVAGEGTTTRATPFYLEAGLKVATTAPRAGDAPFEEYVSNPAKPVPFRARPIQAVGYDAAHTWSQWLTDDQREASGRTDVLAFVSEPLTAPLRIAGEPVANLVASTSGTDSDWVVKVIDVYPDEVAGQPQLGGYQLMVSADIFRGRYRESAEAPRALKPNEPLVYRFALPAAHHVFLPGHRVMVQVQSTWFPLYDRNPQTFVPNIFFAQPGDYRPATQRIYHTPGQASCVELPVVK
- a CDS encoding SRPBCC family protein codes for the protein MPTHTVRLHRVLRATPERIYRAFLDAEALAKWLPPHGFTGRVHHLEAKVGGTYRMSFTNFTTGHSHTFGGRYLELVPGACIRHTDTFDDPNLPGEMQTTVSLKVVSCGTEMDIVQEGIPEVIPPEACYLGWQESLTLLAQLVEAEIPEP
- the cobB gene encoding Sir2 family NAD+-dependent deacetylase; this translates as MALPRDASIVLLTGAGISAESGLRTFRDADGLWENHRVEDVATPEAFHRNPALVYRFYNERRRSLPGVQPNAAHRALARLEREWPGDLLLVTQNVDDLHDRAGSRNLVHMHGELLKGRCLACRRVLDWPGDLDADSRCPACRRGQVRPHIVWFGEVPLEMERIYRALERCALFAAVGTSGHVYPAAGFVEAAAPGARTVELNLEPSRVADAFQEHRAGRATDLVPAFVDELLGA